In the genome of Methanobacterium spitsbergense, the window ATGGTCAATTAGCACCTTATATGGATTTCCTAGTACCAATGATCTATAAAGGGAACTACAATCAAAATACTAACTGGATCGCTGCAACAACACATTACATAAAAATACATGCAAATGGAAAACCTGTAGTGGCGGGATTATTAAGTTACAACTCTGACACTAACCCTATTCCCCTATCTGCCAGTAGACTTAAATCAGATATAAATGCAGCCCTAACTAATGGATCTTCTGGATTCGTTTTATTCAAATACGGATTAGTGGACAGCAATATACTTAGAATTCCCACTTATAAAACCGCTTCCATAGCACAGATCACTACTACAGCAGCAATAGTCAAAACATATATCGAAAAAAATAAAAAACTTCCTTCTAATGTGACCTTAAATGGTGTTAAGTGGGGAATGCCTACGTTTTTCCATCTCTTATTAAATTGTTTATCAAAAGTTAGTAAAGGATATACAGGTTCCATAAAAATTAAAGTTTTTAGATTACCACTTTATTCTTCTGAAACATTAATAAGTGGAAATATGATAAAAAATGATTATTTAAGCCTAGCTACAAACATTCAAAATTTCATGGATGTCAATGGAGCAGCTCCCAAATATATGAACATTAAACTGGGAAAAATTCGCTACGAATCTCTTATTTACATGTATTCCCGTATTCTTAACTATTATAGTGTTAACAAAGTTTTACCCTCCAATATCATGGTAAAACCTTGGTTTAACCCCAAATCCACATATTACTACTGATCTACAGTAATATACTGCTGTAGTATCCTAATATTCACTTTTTAGAAAGACAAAAAATCTGTCTTTAGGAAATGTGCGGCGATTAGGATTGGCAAATGCCATTATACATATCCAGATACCTATTTTAGATGAACCTGCCAATGGACTGAACCCTGTAGGTATTGTTAAGCCCCTACCCAAGTATAGGCAGTTATATAATATTATTCTCCTACAATATCTTGGGAGTAATAGCTACTCTGGTTTGGTGGCGATTTGCGGGATCAAAGTTAAGCAAAAAGAAAATTTTATTTATTTTTTAAGTTAATTCAACTAGAGAACATTTATTCATGTTTTAAAGATTAAATTTATTTTACTGTAGGGTAATATAATTAGATTGGGGTATTTGAAATTATTATAAATTACAATAAGGATACTTTGAAAAAAATTATAGAATTAGGAAAACCTCAGTTCACCTTTGGTATTTTTATGTACTTTTTAATAGGAGCCCTGTTTGCTCTTCTATTAAATGCACAATTCGTTTTATCTAAATTTATTTGGGGATATTTAATTCTGTTTATGGCCAGTATGGCTATCCATTATGCCAATGATTATTTTGATTTTGAAGTCGACCATTTTGGTACTCCTACTACCTTCACAGGTGGAAGTGGTATCCTAGTTGAAAATCCCGAATTAAGAGGAATATCAAAAAATTTGGCAATATTTTTTATTATCATATCCATAATCATTGGGGCATTATTTACGGTTATTTATTCATATCCAATTTCATTCTTCTTGTTCGTATTAGTTGGAAACGCTCTAGTATGGTTTTATTCCGCTCCTCCCATTAAATTATCATATCGTAGATTAGGAGAATTTGCAAATGCAATAAATGGCTTTATACTGCCTGCAATGGGTTATTTTGTTGTAATGGGTACAATTGATCTCCCATTCATAATTTTCTCAATACCCTTTGTGTTTTTACAACTAATGTTTACTGTAGGAGTTGAAATTCCTGATCTGGAAGGGGATAAATTAGGCAATAAAATTACTTGGACAGTATCTAAAGGACGTGAATTCAGTTTTAAATTACTTGGAATATTAGCAATACTTACCACAACTTCATTTATAGTTTTATCATTAACTAATCTATTTCCTCAAAGCATTAATTTTCTTATACTCGCCCTCATTTCAGTTATTTCTTTAAGTTTGGGGATCGTTGCAATAATTAAAAGACCTATAGCTAAAATACCAGCTACAAAACTAGCCACACTTAATGTTGCAACGGTTTTCGTTGTTATAATCCTTGTAAATTGTTACTTCGTTTATGTGTTAGCTTAACTGAATAATTTTCAATATATCCAAGATGCCCTTAAAATCATTAAACTATATGATTCCCATTCAAATCATTAAAAAGAAGTAGCAGATTTGATATGTAGAAGAAGACAGGTTTATAAAACACCCATATCCTACTCTTTTTTATTCCATTTTTCTACTAATTTTATTCCACGAGGAAGGATATTTACTTCAAAACCATCTAGATATGGCTCAATAGTTAGATATCTTTCTCCTTCTAAATAATTCGTGATAACAACTAATTCATCGGGTTTAATATCTAATTTTTCTTTTAAATCGTTATTATCTACCTGATATTTTGGATTTTCCTTATATGAATCATATAGAACTTTCAAGACTTCTTTATATTCTTCATCCATTTAAAATCCCCTCAAAATAATATTATTCCCCTAAAGGTTAATTAACTTTTCATAAAAAAAATCTTGGACAATATATTAAAATTTATAGAAAGACCATACACTCTTCCAAAAAAAATTTATAAAAATAATTACAATAAATAAGTATGGAATAAAAAAAATTGGGGAGATGTTAAATGAAAAAATATCAATGTTCAGGCTGTCAGTATGTCTACAATCCCGAAGTAGGAGACCCAGATCAAGGAGTAGCACCAGGAACACCCTTTGAAGATTTACCCGATGACTGGGTATGTCCATTGTGTGGGCTTGATAAAGACCTATTTAAAATGAAATAAAATTCTTTTTTTATATTTTTGCTCCAAACTTCCATTGTTATAACCAAATTTGTATTCATTTTTAGCCAATAAAAACATTAAATTTTATACGAACGAACGTTAGTTTTATATGCTATGCTGCATGATTACAATTAACGAACAATCGTTAGTATACTTGTATGATATAGTAATTTTATTGAATCAAAACAGTACATACCCTTAATTATATTGAGATAGTTGTAGGAGGATGGGGAATGAATATTGTTGACAAACTTGGAATTGAAACACCACCATGGCCCAAAACCTCCAGTTCAGACATGAAAAATATTAAAAAGATCCAAAAAACAGCAAAGATCTTCTATAAATCACTTGAATCTTATGAGCTTCCAAAGCCAAGTTTAATGGATTACATGAGATTTAGAATAGTTAAAGAAATGTCACGCCGTTTAGACGGATATCTGCAGGCAGACTACCAGTTTTACGATAAATTAGAAAATTACTACTACGATACAAAAATAAGTATATTTAAAAAACTAATGGGTAAAATAATGCTTAAAATAGGGTTCTACACAATAAGGGACAATTTTGTTGAAAAATAACTAAGAAAATGTAAAGTCAATATAATCGTCAGACCTAACGTAATCTACTATTCATGCACCATTGGAAAGGAACAGACCTAAATTTCTCCTTTTTTATTTTTTAATCCCTTTATTGGTATTTTTTATTTATTTCTTAATTTGAACTCTGCAAATATATTATTCTAATACATAAAGATGATCTTAGAAAATGATTAATACATTGAGAGGGTAGATTAAATTATTTAATCATTGAAAATAGGGGGATTTTATGGCAGAACTACCTGAAATTATGATATTAACCAGGCAGATATCCCATGAACTCAAGGGTAAAGAATTTGAATCTGTGGAAATAATCCAAGAAAAAAGTTTAAACATGGAAAAAAATGATTTTATTGAGAATATCCTCTCT includes:
- a CDS encoding prenyltransferase, with translation MYFLIGALFALLLNAQFVLSKFIWGYLILFMASMAIHYANDYFDFEVDHFGTPTTFTGGSGILVENPELRGISKNLAIFFIIISIIIGALFTVIYSYPISFFLFVLVGNALVWFYSAPPIKLSYRRLGEFANAINGFILPAMGYFVVMGTIDLPFIIFSIPFVFLQLMFTVGVEIPDLEGDKLGNKITWTVSKGREFSFKLLGILAILTTTSFIVLSLTNLFPQSINFLILALISVISLSLGIVAIIKRPIAKIPATKLATLNVATVFVVIILVNCYFVYVLA
- the rd gene encoding rubredoxin, which codes for MKKYQCSGCQYVYNPEVGDPDQGVAPGTPFEDLPDDWVCPLCGLDKDLFKMK